Genomic segment of Canis aureus isolate CA01 chromosome 16, VMU_Caureus_v.1.0, whole genome shotgun sequence:
CCTCATCATGTACCTGGTCACTGTCGTGGGCAATGTACTCATCATCTTGGTTATCCAGTCTGACTCCCGACTCCATACTCCTATGTACTTTTTCCTCAGCAACTTGTCCTTCACAGATATCTGCTTCACAACAGTGATTGTGCCCAACATGCTGGCAAACCTACTATCAGAGACCAAGGTTATCTCCTTTGTGGGTTGTCTGATCCAGATGTATTTCTTCATGGCCTTTGCAAACACTGACAGTTACCTTCTGGCCTCTATGGCCATAGATAGGCTGGTGGCCATCTGCAACCCCTTCCACTATGAAAGGGTCATGAACCCACGGCGTTGTCTCCTCATGCTGCTGGGCTCTTGCACCATCTCCCACCTGCACTCCCTGCTCCGAGTGCTACTCATGTCCCGCCTGtccttctgtgcctctcatgTCATTAAGCACTTTTTTTGTGATACCCAACCTGTACTAAAGCTATCCTGCTCTGACACATCCTCCAACCAGATTGTGGTCATGACTGAGACCCTGGCCGTCATCACAACCCCCTTCCTGTGCATCCTCTTCTCCTACCTGCGAATCATCATCACTGTGCTCAGAATTCCCTCTGCAGCTGGGAAGTGGAAGGCCTTCTCTACCTGTGGCTCCCACCTCACTGTAGTGGCTTTGTTCTATGGGAGTGTCATCTATGTCTACTTTAGGCCCCTGTCCATGTACTCAGTGGTGAAGGACCGGGTAGCCACAGTTATGTACACAGTAGTGACACCCATGCTGAACCCCTTCATCTATAGCCTGAGGAACAAAGATATGAAGAGGGGTTTGATTAAATTAAGGGACAGAATTCACTCATAGAA
This window contains:
- the LOC144285214 gene encoding olfactory receptor 1L4, encoding METKNYSSESGFVLLGISSSPQLQKPLFAIFLIMYLVTVVGNVLIILVIQSDSRLHTPMYFFLSNLSFTDICFTTVIVPNMLANLLSETKVISFVGCLIQMYFFMAFANTDSYLLASMAIDRLVAICNPFHYERVMNPRRCLLMLLGSCTISHLHSLLRVLLMSRLSFCASHVIKHFFCDTQPVLKLSCSDTSSNQIVVMTETLAVITTPFLCILFSYLRIIITVLRIPSAAGKWKAFSTCGSHLTVVALFYGSVIYVYFRPLSMYSVVKDRVATVMYTVVTPMLNPFIYSLRNKDMKRGLIKLRDRIHS